From Rhododendron vialii isolate Sample 1 chromosome 7a, ASM3025357v1:
TTTTAGCCCATATTCCAATCCAAGCAGCTGATATGTCCACAAAGCCTATGGTCTCTCCTCCAAAGAAGGGTTTCCCCTCAAGCCCACTCTCTAGAGTCTTGAGGATCTCTTGAACTTCTTTTGCAGATTTCTCTTGCTCTTCACCTCGCTTGGTAAATGTAGCCACGAGTGCGGGTACACActggaaaaaagagaaacaatccaaaaaaaatttgctggtTTTAGGATGGGATAACGAGGTCCATGCTATCTCGAGGTCTGCCCAACCCAATTCGCGCGGGCAAAGGCTTTGGAGTAATCTTAGACCCATAGGAATCGGTTGGGCTGAGTTTTTTAGTCCGTTTCATTGATAAGATGAATTTAAGAAGAGAGGTGCTAGGGGCACATCACCTTAGGGGCACATCAAAAGGGTGTGGttgatgtgcctctagcattttggATTTAAGAATGACCCTTGAATTCTAACCCTGCTCTAGCAGATGCATAAGAAGTTACAACTATTTGAACCCGGGAAGGATTGACATGGGGGCACATGTCCCCACtgaaaactaaaataattttgttgtattttcatatatttagcataattatgaaagtgcatatatctcgaaaatatacatatagaattagttttatgttcaatttcgtcatatggtgcatttatacttgttggtTTCCGgacgttttttttgtttggaacaattctttcttaattgtatttatttttaaccatCTATGagcaatatttaaaaataatttcattaataaaattatctcaaccattctaaaacttgtcgatgttcatATAAAACATACTCTAAAAATTATGTCtaagattttgtgctcatttttagatgatttaattgaaagTAAGTGTCATATACTTTTGTAGTTTGTAACACATGCCTTAGTTGTATATGAACTTATTGTGATTAActagaaaattaaattttcgccataaaaaatcaaaaaaaaaaaaaaaaaacaaggtacCCCTACTAATCTATATTCCTGGATCCGTCCCTGATTTGAACCAATCACCCCAGCCATATGAAAGCACAACAAAACAGAGCAATTGAGAAGGAAAccgcggattaaaaaaaaaaaagtaggaaacCAAAACCATGTAGCAAATTGTTGCTAGAGCAAACAAACAGAGATCATAAAAGCTTCTCTTATTAGTACCTTTTCATCAGTAAATTTGGCCCAGAAACGTGCCTTGGCTCTTTCACAGGGATCTTGAGGGAGCAGTGGGTATTTCTCCTTCCACACCTCGTCGACGTACTCGATAATCACAAGCGATTCCGCCACCGGCTTTCCATCGTGCACGAGCACGGGAATCTTTTTATGCACGGGATTGCACTGCAGCAAAAGGGCACTCTTGTTCGAAAGATCCTCGTCGACATACTCGTACTCGATTCCTTTCAGCTTCAGAGCCCACTCGACCCTCAGGGCGAAAGCGCTAACCGAGCACCCTATCAACTTCACTCCTTCCCCAGCAGCCATGCTTGAGTTTCTTGCCTTAGGGCATCCACATCAAACACGCTACATCTTCTTCAAagttaaaataaagagaaaacaagCAAATTCTCCCCTGCATCAGCCTCTTCCCCTATCTCGCTATTTTACAATTTCCTTAACTTTGCTACAGTGCCTAGTGGTAAAAAACGAGGCACTATTCATCCATCTATTTGttactttattatttatttagGATACTGTAgaacagaaacttgattatgaaagccttaaagacaaaaattaactatgactttttaagataaaatgattaaaaaaataagatcttcgcactggttcaaacggattgaaaattggagcacttaattttttagactgtttatatagtaaaaaatatggctaaaaaattaaatactccaattttcaatctttttgaactggtgcgaagatcttacttttttatcattttatcgtaaatggtcataattaatttttttgtctaagAATCTCATAATCAATTGTTttggaagaagaaggaaataatatattaatagaCTACAAGTTAGAatagagagtctgatgcagtatGCTTTTTAAAAATgactagctaaagtaataaagtgatattttaaggtgtaatttggTCTGAAATTTGGAAAGACtggtgcggatgctcttatagcACTCTCTCTAcatgtatctatatatatataggatcaTATGTACCAACTCCCAATACATGATGGACTGGGAAATTAAATTCCAAAATGGAGACAGCGGGTCAAGAAAGCCAGTTCGAGACACGTGGGCTTGACGTTTTTGTAGCCTAAAgcgaacataaaaaaaaatggggccCTTAATGCGCATCACAAGCAAAACAATAGAAAGATAGATCGACTACGAAAACAATTATTAATAGCATTCAACAAGATTAAAGGAAAATTCTAGgacgctgctattcgcagccctctatttactctcatagctcgttaaaaattttcaattatactcgacagttaattaccgaaatagagatatattttcagcatccaattaccgaaatataatatttttttcaacagatatttaccgaaaatgcatgttcggcagttgtttaccgaaagttgaacatattttcgacatgtagttaccgaaatataatcttgttttcaacagcaatttaccgaaatgttatttatgattttcaacaaccatttaccgaaatgtaatgggctacggaaaaaaataaagggctgtgaatagcggcgcccaaatTCTAATGCCACGAGGCTTTTCAATAATGCCACGAGCATTAATTGTTCTGGTGGGTAAAATGACACTCTTACCCACTTGTAGTCAAAGCTATTAATCCATAACAATAGTTACCCAAACTACCCTTCCTTGAAGAAACAATCCTAATTGAATTACCCTTAAGCTTTTGATTTCTCGTGCTTTCCAATTGacaattttgttttgattgtaGAATCGttattttgtttgattgtgagctaaagtcaattttttaattgaaaaaactAATCTTAGTCCCTAAACAAAAcaaggtttttttaaaaaaataaaaaacattaatttttgttttttaccgaaaaacaaagtacaCTAATGAAACACTAAACATAGGCTCAacaatattagtttttttttttttttgatagctTAGTTGTCCGAGACAGCTTTCTTACATCATAACTAATCTTTGGAGACCAATCTCATCGCTATTTGCAGGGGTCCTAATTAAAGTTAGAACAAAACTCTATATGGACTGACCCCAAAATTTAATAGCATCTAATAGGTTTTGAACCAAAGATCTTAGCAGAGAGTAAACTCTTAAATCTCAAGTCTTGATCACAAGACCAACCCGTTGAGATTGGCTCAATCTCAACAATAGTAGTTCGTGAATAACGTAACAAAACCGTAAATATATACTTTAGAAAAGCAATTCCTAAGTATACAAGTACACAATGAATAAACAATACAAATCTTGAATGTATATACTCCAATGAATCTGGCGATCAAGTACAAACGGAAAAAGACAAAACTTAAAGGAAAAATGGAGATAATGGTTGCAGTTGAAAAGCACAGGAAATCAAAAGTCGAAAAAGGGTAATCGAAGGGTTGTTCGTTTACAGAAGGATAGTTTGTGTAACAAATTTTATGGACTGAAAGCTTTTGACCAAAACAGGACAAAAGAGTCATTTTGCCCACCAGAATAATTAATGCTCGTGGCATTAGGAAAAATGCTCGTGTCATTAGAGGCAGCCAGATTAAATTCTAATATCATAGTAGTACATCGCAACTAAAATTTGCAGAATGTCTCATGACAACAATTTGATACAATCGCTTAAAAGATCATCGTTCTTGCATTTTTAACAGCAAAGTGTTCTTAACCtatttaatttgtttcctttcttatttttattggtTGGGCACTCTTATTTGATGGGCTTAATTTAAATGGATTTCCAATTTTATAGGCATATCGTGTAGATATATGCTACTCCCTCGGTCCCTTTTTTTAGAATCCAGTATTTTTTGGTTGTTCCTTAATAAatattcattttgtaaaattagtgggtaaaagtttttttttttttttctattttgcttctaaaagtagatttcattttgaaaagttagtgagtaaaagtgtaataattatGTCTTCATAGAAGGCAATTAGAAAAAATCAGAAGTAAAAGTTGATGCGAAAAATATAATGATGGAATTGGGGGATAGTGCACCGCACAGTGCTATGCACAATCCGACAACTCGGATCATGCACAATACCGTGTTGTGCACTTGGTGCAACTCAAGCCTCCCGAGTTCGTAATGATGATATCGccttaataaattggagttaccaAACTGTAACACTTGAAAAGGGACAGAAGGAGTAGTACATAATGTTGGGAGGCCTTCTTTTCGGGAAATTTTTCAAGACCCGGAGCGAGGGGAGCTGCTATCCCTTTAAAGGGACAGCAGCATGCTGTCCCGGCCAAGAGGgccccactccggtctcgctttGATGATtagaaacgttcacttcgtagagttTGTCAAGTTGACCAAGCATTTGATAAATTAGCTCAATTAGAAATCATTAAGTGACTAATCGAAACACATATAATTTGCCAATAATAGGTTctagtggatttgatccagtgttccggatccattcttttcaaaacaaaagattttgatgaggcacttaatgatatttgatcgagctgatttttatGCATATTTGTTCAACTcgatgagctgatttttttgcatatttatTCAACTCGATGAGTTCTACGAGGTGATCGTTTCCAATCATTGGAGAGAGACCGGAGCAGGCCCCCCTCAGCAGCTCCCCACAGTCCCTTGACTTTTGCTTAGAGACCTTCATCGTCAATCAGTTGGACTATTCTTATTAACATTGTCAATCAGTTGGACCATTCTCGATAATATTTGATTTTGCACCCTTGTTGTCACTCTTAGGGGCCTACATAGCTTGAAAATTGTCACCAGGTAGAAAAATCCGTACCGCACACAAATTTGAGCTGTGCACAGCGgccgttttctcccgcctcgggtggcctaaattctgaagtgattttgggtgttttgttaacgcctctaacgatatcgaacgaagctcattttttacagagaccttaaacaacatattttgaacaaaatgagcggctccgatcatctttgcgtgacccgaggcgggagaaaacgggatctgtgcacagcatgctgtgcacgtagcttttctgcaCAAATTTGCACTTAACCAGGTCCCGGTCGTCCCACCGATAAacaaagagaaaacaacaaagaaaattggaGACAGTTGAAAATAAGCTAAATCAGAAGTAATAATTGAGAATGCTAATTTCATTTCTTAATGCCACTTTAAGAACTTCCCTCCACTGTACAAAACATCTGTAGACATATCCTTGCAAGAAATGTAGCTTTCCAGATTAACTGCAAACAAGCAAAGAAGCTATATAGATAGCATACATCCACATGCTCATTTTTATTGCAGAGAAAGGTCTGTAACTACAAGCACCATCAACAGCAAATAATCGCAAAAACCAAACGAACCATAGTAACGTAGCATTCAAAATCTCGACACTAGTTCCACGTCAATTCAGTTTCGTCTGTCCAACGGCTAGATCCAACCATGTCCGGAAATCCTGCGAGACACATGGAGAATCTTGTATTGACAGAACTTGTATTGATCATCTCTGGCTAATATTTCGACTAGATAGTCCACCCTTCAATTAAATTACTGAAGGGATGACAATGCCACTGAAACATTTCGAGAGATCCGATCGTGTATGGGCTCCTACATATAATAAATTCACCATATCTATCAAAATCCCAGCAGATAATAATAAGAAACTTTGTGCTGCGTCTTTTACCTCCATTGCTGGtatctcaaattttgactttgtAATTGTCTCAAACAAGAAAATGTATCTGCCATTCAGGGAAGATATCAGCgttcaaaattaaaatcaaGCAAATGGAGCAAAACTTTGGCATCTTAATAAATTACAAGATAAACAATCAAAACAAGAAGTAGAAAATTAAGAAAGACGATCAACTCAATGAAGATGAGCTTAAACTGCTGATATATGCAATACTACCAACTCCCAACCAGAACATGGGGACACTTGCATGTACACATGGCAAGAAAAGGCTGACAGGAATACAATCACAACTCAAAACAAATACAATACGAACCAAGGACACACCACAATTTATACAATACGAACCAAGGACACACCACAATTTTTACTTGCCATTAAATGAATCAGGCGTTGGCGCATTGGCCACTAAACTTCAACTCTCGGTTTTTATAACTACAAGTGGCCCGTTAGTTCCATATGTCTGAATAAGGGCATGAGTGACTTGAAGTGAATAGGCTAGTAGAGTGAGCCTTCTGGGAGATACGAGGAAAACACTAATCAGGTGGGTGCTAGCTCACTGAAGATGGGTTGGGTGAGAGCAAAGTTGGCTTTGACGGGGCATGTGTGGGTGTtagagagggcgagagagagaTTCTGGAGTTGATCAGTATACAAAAGAGGTTACTTGAAGGTGCAGGAGAGAACACGCATGTCCACATATTTGGTTCAGGTCACCTCGCGAGGTCAAGATGCAGAATCAAGGTGAACGGAGGAGATGGCATGGCTAGATAGGAAGTGAAGCCACTTCCACAGAAGAAACAGCGCTGTAAAAGCTTGTCCCAcatggttaattataacctccaaaactagtatatgagccaaGGCGgcatctccactcattgtcaattggttctGAGTGGGATGCTTTGACATGGTGTCAGAGCTatggaggcttttggacaaaaCTCTCTTGATTGGTTGGCCCGTTGTTTGTGCCTTAAGGGCaccttgtttcgttgtttgttATGATCCCTAAGTTAGGACTACTACCATCTAGTACCGAGGTGGTGCTGTAATGACAGCCTATCCTCACAGATAGTAGCTATGGCTCAAACTGGATATTTCACAGCTAGTCGGGAGCCCCTATGGTCTCTACTATTATAAGTTTATAACCATTTTTCTACTCCCAGTGGAAAAAATTTTGGAAGTTATTTTTTATGGCGAAAAGTTTCAAGAAGATTCTAGGAGCATATCAATTTGTCACACCTCaaaccacacccctctcacacaTATGTGGGTCCCTAGCATTTATTGTGAAAATTTcacacatgcatgtgagagagGTATAATTGGAATGTGACACATTGATATGTCCCTAGCATTTCCCAAAGTTTCAAGCAGAGAAAGGAGTTTCTCTTATTCTTTCGCTATGGGGTTTTGCTTCCTACTTCTACGGTGAGCTAAAAACATAGCAAGGATGAGAAGAGTGAAACTCAAATTCAAGGAGACGCCGCAAACATGTGTTACCTTTCCTTCATTCTTACCTTATTACAATTTGGCTTACAATTTTGATGACCTTATTCGAAACGATACCCGGTATTATACCGGTACATACCGCATCAgttaccaaaatggtaccatgTCCAGTACGGTATTTAGATCCTTGGCTCTAACACAAACATTACAACGCAATAAAAGGAGCCGTAAAACTTGTCAAGTTGAAGCAGCCATCAACCTCCTGTGGAAGCCTTTGATATGCTCCAGCAACTTCTCCCTGGGAGGCAAGCACTCTTTGATAATTGGATTTTCAAGGACATGTTGGAACCAAACACAGAGCAGAGGCATTGTCTTCTCGTCTACAAGTTTGATGTTCACAATATCTTCATTGATTTTAGCCCATATTCCAATCCAAGCAGCTGATATGTCCACAAAGCCTATGGTCTCTCCTCCAAAGAAGGGTTTCCCCTCAAGCCCACTCTCTAGAGTCTTGAGGATCTCTCGAGCTTCTTTTGCAGATTTCTCTTGTTCTTCACCTTGCTTGGTGAATGTAGCCATGAGTGCGGGTACACActggaaaaaagagaaacaatcccaaaaaaattgctgGTTTTAGTATAGGATAACAAGGTCAATGCCGGCCTACCCAATTCGCGCCGGCAAAGGTTTTGGATTGATATTAGACGCACAAGAATGGGTTGGGCTGAGTTTTTGAGTCCGTTTCATTGATAAGATAAGATGAATTTAAGAATGACCCTTGAAGTCTAACCCTGCTCCGCCCGGCCCAAACCCGAAAAATATTGATGATTTTAACATATCCTTATGCTATAAAAGTTAGATAGTCTATTCATTAAACAGAGTACTTGGACGGGCATAGTAAATGAAACTTAAACGAGACTGGGCCTTCATTCaaagggaaatttatataaatggtcctcaTAATTTCACCCGAgtcttatttttgtccttcaagtatcaattgcaactcttttaaTCTTCAAGTTAGATTTTTGTACCacattggtccaattgataacttttgtCAACCAAACTGgacggaaaaaatcagattgatatcaatttggacgttgcagttcataccaaattggtccaattgatgacGTCTtccctcaatctgattttttccatccagtttggctgacagacgttatcaattgAACCAACTTAATATGAAAACCAAACTTAAAGGTCAAAAAGTTACAATTGATACttgaatgacaaaaataagactctggtgaaactaggaggaccatttgtataaatttctcttcaaaaaaataagactggGTCTGAAGTATTACTTcaaaggggaatttttaggtTGGTCCCAAAAATTAGGTTCGGATTTACTTTAGTCCTgcacaattatttgtattttttattccaaccatgCCCCTTCACGAGCATCAGCGCATGGAACTAAACAACAtgtagtatagaaaaattatccaaggCTCCATGAGcattggtgcaccattaaaacattgtttaaatttcaaaaagtcatatcttttgttatagatattcattttttaaaaaaattatatttttggaatctactcgacgatatctactaaacaagatccatattgaatataaaattatgtaagattaaaaaaatatcatttgctatgagaactctctatgagaactgtttctatgagaattgtttccaccagaactgtctatgagaactatttctatgagaactatccCTATGAGAAATgtctttatgagaactgtttcgaaaaaaaatacccctggctatgtgaattgactatgagaactaTCAATTCTCATAGTTAGTTCTATAAGAAGTATGTAAAATGactatgtgaattgaaaaatacacagtttaaATAGTCTAATGATACactaaaatatacagttctcatagaaaatatatagttgtcatagaaaatacacagttctcatggacaatattcaattctcatagaaaacacatagttctcatagatagttgttatggacaatacacagttctcataaaaaatacacagttcttatagacagttctcatagaaaaatacacagttctcatagaaaaatacaatgttcccatagaaaatacacagttttcatagaaaaatataatattctcatataaaatacatagttctcattgACAGTTCTCgcagaaaaatacacaattctcatagaaaatacataattcttatagacagttctcatagacaaatacacaaatctcataggaaaaaacacaattctcataggaaaaaacacaattctcatagaaaatacacacacgaataaaaattgaacaattttttgaagtaccaaaaaattgaacaaattcgTAACACTCAGCTAAAATCCAACCAAgtgtagtagtagtaataaaaaataaggctgaaaatacacagttctcattgatagttctcatagaaaataaacaattctcatagaaaatacatagttttcatagacagttctcatgaacaatacacaattctcataaaaaaatacacagttctcataaaaaatacacacacaaacaaaaattgaaaaaaaaagaaacttttcaGTGTCCACAAACCACAAAGCTTCCATGTACGTACACAGTTTCCACAAACCACAAAGTTTCCACGTACATACCCATAAGATTTTCATTGGCCATACATTCAGTCATTTCTTTAGTACGATTTATAATACTTTTTGGTTGAAACGTTACTGCATACGTGTGGTtgatacataattctcatagaaaatacatagtttttATAGATAATTCTTATGGACAATACAcgattctcatagaaaaaaacacagtttccacagttctcatagatagttctcatggacaatacacagttcttatagaaaatatacaattcttatataaaatacatagttctcaaaCTGTTCTTACAAAATTTACACAATTCTTGTAGGcaatttctataaaaaaaatacacaattctcataaaaattaCATAATTCTCATCAATCTTAATTCCTCCACGACCTCGATTACTATGAGAAATCATCAATTAAGCTTTGGAGCTAAAATATCGCCAAACACATCACACTGATTCTAATTCAAGaattcaaaaaaaggaaaagaaaaacaaacaaggcGATGATGATGACGGCAGACAAAACCAGAACCATCTCTTCTCTGTGAATTCCAAGGTGAAAGCAAAATGTTCGACCAGAACTTTCTCTTCTTCGTGATATTGACCACATTTCTGATCCCTATTTGCATTTTAGTGGGTTGGTCTGGTATGAGAAGTTATGGGAAAGAGTATATTATAGCATTTCTAATTTGTGAATTTCATGCAAACAAAATGTTCCACAAATGGCCAGATGAAAATGATGTATCCAATGTTCGACCCTAGCCTTCTCTTCTCTGCAAATTCTAGGTGGATCTGCCTCGTCGGTCGTCGGTGAAGGTCTTTGTTGAGGCAAAGGATGTTTCTCCTCCGGCGGCAgaaggaggagaggaggaggcgGTGGAGATGTTCTATGCGTGGTTGGGGAAAGCCGTGGAAGCCTTGCCGGAGATCTACAGATGTCGTGGGGTTGGAGAGAGAACAAGAGGCCGTCGTGGGAAgaagggggaggagagagagtgagttcGATTTTGGGAGGGGGGTGGATTTAAAATGGAAATGGGGAATGAATTATTGGGCTCTGCCGTTCTGGAGATCAAGAACAGGGTACAAAAGTCATTACACAACATATCCGAGCCTATTTAGGTTCGAAAATAATATTtagggttgggatcaaaccgaacctaaaaaagaggaccggcctctaatttaCTATACTTCAAATCTATTTGTAAATTTGACAAACTTAGACACATATAAGCGCCTTTATTATGTAGAGCAAGCTCGAGCCCGATCTGGTAAATGCGAACAaggactctcttttttttaatcagatgCATAAGAACTTACAACTATTGGATTTGAACCAGGGACGGATACATATGGAATAGGTTTTATGTTCAATTTCttcatatggtgcatttatacttaTTGGTTTCCGAATTTTTTCGTTTGGAAcgattcttttttaattgtatttaattttgatcgtctaagagcaatattttaaaataatatcattaataaaactatctCGATCATTCTAAGACTTGTCGATGTATATAATTTAATTGAAAGTAAGTGTCATATGCTTTTGTAGTTTGTAACGCATGCCTTAATTATGCACAATCTTATTGTgattaactaaaaaaataaattttcgccaTTGCAATTAACAAAGCAGAaaagctatgagtaccgaccatgggggagggaaatcgtaccgagggccgccggcgggccgtctccggccaccggacggccgatccgagccgtccaaaatttctataaaaaaaaaccgatgggacctccgcgagaatcaacggcatccgaggtgcgtagggtgcttgatctaagcacccttttttcgtgtatatatgtatatacgtgtatatacacgaaaaaggggtgctcggatcaagcaccctacacacctcggatgccgttgattcccgcgctagccccatcggtttttttttttagaacttttggacggctcggatcggccgtccggtggacggagacggcccgccggcggccgtcggtacgatttctctcctccttgatcggtacatatagcaactctCTTAACAAAGTACTCTCACGAAGCTATATTCTTGGATCCATTCCTGATTTGAACCAATCACCCCAGCCGTATGAAAGCAAGAAAACAGAGCAATTAAGTAGGAAATCAAAACCATGTAGCAAATTGTTGCTGGAGCAAACAAACAGAGATCAAAAAAGGATATCTTATTAGTACCTTTTCATCAGCAAATTTGGCCCAGAAACGTGCCTTGGCTCTTTCACAGGGATCTCGAGGGAGCAGCGGGTATTTCTCCTTCCACACCTCATCGACGTACTCGATAATCACAAGCGATTCCGCCACCGGTTTTCCATCGTGCACGAGCACGGGAATCTTTTTATGCACGGGATTGCACTGCAACAAGAGGGCACTCTTGTTCGAAAGATCCTCGTCAACGTACTCGTACTCGATTCCTTTCAGTTTCAGAGCCCACTCGACCCTCAGGGCATAAGGGCTAGCCCAGTACCCTATCAACTTCACTCCTTCCCCAGCAGCCATGCTTGACTTTCTTGCCTGATAATACTCTCTCTAcatgtatctatatatataggatCATATGTACCAACTCCCAATACATGATGGACTGGGAAAACTTCAAAATGGAGACAGCGGGTCAATAAAGCCATTTTGAGACACGTGGGCTTGACATTTTTGGAGCCTAAAGtgaacataaaataaaaaaaaaaaaatggggcccTTAATGCGCATCACGAGCAAAACGATAGAAAGATAAATCGACTACGAAAACAATTATTAATAGCATTCAGCAAGATTAAATTCTAATATCATAGTAGTACATCGCTACTAAAATTTGCAAAATGTCTCATGACAACAATTTGATACAATCACTTAAAAGATCATCGTTCTTGCATTTTTAACAGCAAAGTGTTCTTCACCTATTTAATTTGTTccctttcttatttttatagGTTGGGCACTCTTATTTGATGGGCTTAATTTAAATGGATTTCCAATTTTATAGGCATGTCGTGTAGATATATACTATTCCCTCAGTCCCTTTTTTTAGAATCCAGTATTTCTTGagttgttccttaataagtgtccattttgtaaaatcaGTAGataaaagttatgtttttttctattttgctcctgaaaataaatttcattttgaaaagttagtaagtaaaagtgtaatgattatgtctCCATAAAAGgcaagtaaaaaaaatagaggtaaaagttgatatgaaagatATAATAATGAAATTGGAG
This genomic window contains:
- the LOC131332388 gene encoding glutathione transferase GST 23-like, with amino-acid sequence MAAGEGVKLIGCSVSAFALRVEWALKLKGIEYEYVDEDLSNKSALLLQCNPVHKKIPVLVHDGKPVAESLVIIEYVDEVWKEKYPLLPQDPCERAKARFWAKFTDEKCVPALVATFTKRGEEQEKSAKEVQEILKTLESGLEGKPFFGGETIGFVDISAAWIGIWAKINEDIVNIKLVDEKTMPLLCAWFQHVLENPIIKECLPPREKLLEHIKGFHRRSMAAST
- the LOC131332387 gene encoding glutathione transferase GST 23-like isoform X2; amino-acid sequence: MAAGEGVKLIGYWASPYALRVEWALKLKGIEYEYVDEDLSNKSALLLQCNPVHKKIPVLVHDGKPVAESLVIIEYVDEVWKEKYPLLPRDPCERAKARFWAKFADEKCVPALMATFTKQGEEQEKSAKEAREILKTLESGLEGKPFFGGETIGFVDISAAWIGIWAKINEDIVNIKLVDEKTMPLLCVWFQHVLENPIIKECLPPREKLLEHIKGFHRRLMAAST